Within Paramormyrops kingsleyae isolate MSU_618 chromosome 24, PKINGS_0.4, whole genome shotgun sequence, the genomic segment CTGTCGACCCCCCCAGACACCGATCCAGCTGCAGTGAAGGCCGCTTCACAGTCACCATGGAGATGGGTGGGTGTCTAAGCAACGGGAGGGAATACCTGAATGAAGGGGGCATTCGTAAACCTGGCTCTctgccccctccaccccccctgaGCGATACCTGCCTCAGAAACAGCCATCCGGCTCTCCGTCCTGGACGGGCCGCCGTCGCCAAAGCCCTCGCATTTCCACGAAAGGAGCTGAAGTCCCAGAGAAGTAGGCGGCTCCCCCAGGGGGCCCTGAATGACACAGGAAGCCCCATGGCCCTCCAGAGGGACAGAGCCGTCGCCCGCGTGGACGACGACTCAATCATCTTCCACTGGATCGCCGACTGCCGCACTGC encodes:
- the LOC111850216 gene encoding uncharacterized protein; amino-acid sequence: MRPRSAHLSVWGLPTIKEGHEDHAPDTNQQDSLSGLSSAPSRADSPDDYLWSISQLARPVFCSPNTKDLGKQGQDTVDPPRHRSSCSEGRFTVTMEMGGCLSNGREYLNEGGIRKPGSLPPPPPLSDTCLRNSHPALRPGRAAVAKALAFPRKELKSQRSRRLPQGALNDTGSPMALQRDRAVARVDDDSIIFHWIADCRTAWITDCRTARIADCRTAWKEARLQARMLPAIAEI